The DNA window TGCTCTAAGACATATCTTGATACAGTGGGAAAGCCGAATCAGCCACCACCAACCACACCCTGGctgactgatttattttattttctgtcatcaGAAAAGTTCAAATACTTCTGAAGAGGTTTAGCTGCCAATTTGTAGGCAGCCTATTATAACATATGTAACAAATGTGTTACTTTTCTAGACCCATACTGACACTTTTAATGCATTTGAAGCAAGCACCTTGAGTATTCTTtttctcattcttcttcttcctctgtcctaTTTTGTGTGGTTGATTTAATTgacttttgttgtttgtctctttttcttctcaatGTAAGCACACTTAAAAATAAGGGAAACAATTCTGGAATACAGATTTGTAATGTGTACTTTATATCTGTTTAAACAATCCCAGCCACTGTCAGGTTGTCAAGTCATTACTTTCAAACTAATTCATTTTGAGTTGAAATAACCAGAAGCAGGTAAAGCTGCTGGATAAGACTGGATGACACAACTTGCTTGAACGTTTTCATGGACATTAtcaatttcttcttttgttaactgttttttttttgtacattctgcCAACAGTTCTTAATAAGATGTCCACTTCTGAAGTGCCAGATATGGATCCAGTGTTTCTGGATTCTGCATCTAACACATCCACATGCACATTAACTGCACCCACACCTGGAACATCAGGAACAAAACGAAGACGTGAAATAGATCATTACTCTGAGGCTGGTCTAGACCATGACAAATGTGAAACAGCAGTGTGTTGGGAACAGTCAGAAAGCTATACGACTTCCCAAAACGTGTGTTGTGAATTTGAACAGCAGTTTGAGGAGATAAATCCAACATTGGGTAAGAAGAGGCTCATTGCAACGACCTCATTTCCAGAAGATAGTCAAGCTCTTCCACAGGCGTGGAGTCAAGACCCTTTGCTCACATTTAGCCAGTACACTGAAGATGATTCAGGCTTAACTTACCATAAACGCAAAGCAGAAGAGAACCTCTGTGACTCTGAGCCAAGTTTCCTCAGCAGTCTACAAAGTGAGGAGGTCTTTGGTGCTCTGATGGAAAGTAGAACCTCTACTCAAAAAGCCTTTAATTCTTCTCAGATGGAtgatgagaaagaaaacagcaggTTTTTGTCAACCAAATCCTCAAGTAAACACTCAACTTTCTCTTATAATGGATCACATTCAAGTCACACACTGAAAGAACCAAAAACTGCATCACCTCCAAACAACTCTCCATCGCACATGTGGATACAGCCGGAAAGAGAAGAGATCTCTGACTCTCAGTTTAAATGGAGGAAACAAAGTGTTTCCCCTTGTAAAAAACGATCACGGCTGCAGTCTTGCAGGGCTGTTGATGAGGACAGTCTGGCCATGTTGTTCACCCAGGACTCTGAAGGTTTAAGGGTGATTGCACACAGAGGTCTGAAAGCCAGGAGTCCACTCACAGACCAGAGTAACAGAAGCTCTGGGGTTGTGAGTACCAGTGCTTTCAAATCTgttgaggaggatgaggaagatgaaATGCTCTTCACTCAAGACTCTCAGGGAAATATGGTGATCAAACACTGAAAGGAGCCTTTTAAACTCATTAACAGGAGGCTAATGTGATGTGTAGTCTGGATGTGAATAATCTGTTCTTTTTGAATGGTCTTTAAAGTGGTTTTCTTTCCCAATCTGCAAGAGCTTCATAAAAAAGATTGATCTaaaatcttttgttttcatactgACTCCATTAAccaactttaaaacagaaattatGCAAATTTTCTTCTTACCTCTTCACTTCTGTAGATCATTTTACTTTCCTGGATTTAATTCATATTCTTGTCTGTTTTTGGTCTGTGATTCTGAGAGTTGTCTGTTGCAATCACACCAGCAAACAAAACCTGaggattttgattttatttgaaaatgatatACAATAAcatcaaatatgttttatgCAAATTAAAAGTCTTGAAAAGCATCAGTGGTGTACAGTATCTTCTTTCTTATGTTGGTACCGTGTGCTACATCTTAATACAAAATATAGAGTGGTGTACATATGAATATAGAGGCAACAGGAAGTGCTCAAGGTGCTACAAGAACTGCCAGTTCTTTACTGTGCATTTGTTGATATCTAAATATAAAGGAGAAATTAGTAGCCAAGTATGaattcttttacatttaaacatccATTTGTGCTGATTGAGGCTCCATAAAGCATAGTAAACAGTGCTGAATAACCTTCAGTCACTAAGTTCAACAGTACTACATGCATATCGtgttaa is part of the Labrus mixtus chromosome 16, fLabMix1.1, whole genome shotgun sequence genome and encodes:
- the LOC132990628 gene encoding aurora kinase A- and ninein-interacting protein, whose protein sequence is MKTSKAARKTPVQEECGVWLDTVQLKGKAKQKGLARPISKLLNPFTGGGGYNVAVALNFTQTKLDMPKTKQTSISTFFTPQHRVLNKMSTSEVPDMDPVFLDSASNTSTCTLTAPTPGTSGTKRRREIDHYSEAGLDHDKCETAVCWEQSESYTTSQNVCCEFEQQFEEINPTLGKKRLIATTSFPEDSQALPQAWSQDPLLTFSQYTEDDSGLTYHKRKAEENLCDSEPSFLSSLQSEEVFGALMESRTSTQKAFNSSQMDDEKENSRFLSTKSSSKHSTFSYNGSHSSHTLKEPKTASPPNNSPSHMWIQPEREEISDSQFKWRKQSVSPCKKRSRLQSCRAVDEDSLAMLFTQDSEGLRVIAHRGLKARSPLTDQSNRSSGVVSTSAFKSVEEDEEDEMLFTQDSQGNMVIKH